The segment CTGACGAACTGTCTTCGCTGGAAGATTCTTGTTTACCAACAGGAGTAGCTTTAGCTGGGACAGATTTTTTAGGAGCTGGTGTGCTCTTTCCGGGAAGCTTTGCCTGATTCACTTTTGACTTGCTTTGAACTTGTGTTTCTTCTTCATCAGAAGAATCGTCGCTGCTACTGGCAGCTTTAGCTGGCGTTTGCTTCACAGCAGGAGTGCTCTTTGCTGGAGTTTTTGTCTGAGCTACTTTCACCGGTGTTTTGGTTGGAACTTGAGCTTCTTCTTCATCGGAAGAATCATCGCTGCTGGATTCCGAATTCTGAGCTTGAGTTGTAGCTTTCGTGGTTGCTTTTGCAGGGGGTTTCGCCAGCGTAGGAGCAGCTTTACCCTTTGACGTTTTTAAAGCAGGCTTTTCCTCTTCAGAGGAACTGTCTTCTGAGCTTGATTCTTGCTTTTTCACACCGTTTTCCTTCGCACTTGGTTTTACTGCTGGCGTCGATTTTCCATTtgtcaaagccttttttacgggTGTTTTGAACTTATCAGTTTCTTCTTCGGAAGAATCGTCCTCTGAGCTGGATTCACCTGCTGCCTTCGAAACGATAAtttgttttttacctttgtcCTTATACCATCCAAGAATTTCTTCCAATCGAGGAGATCCCTTTGCAAGCACGGGctgaaaaaaacaaattttgagTTAGCCCTATCGTCTTAactgaatgaaaataaaatatattgctAAGTTAGTTTACTTTAAACAGAATCATTTATACTACTTTATCATTTTTAACCGTATTTGTACGTAAATAAGAATGCTACATTAGATTTGTCTAATACACAAGGGATCACAAAATATAAAGCATCTAACTTCGACGCATATCTGCGCATCCGTTCAAGGTCACATTAAATCAATACGTTTTTACCTAATGAGTGTGTTCAATGAATACTTGTACTTaggataaaatattttaaacgaATATTTGTAAAAGACGTAAAAGCTAAGGAACATTGATGGTTCTAATCTTTTTTCTTAAACACGTGTTTTCAGATCTCATACCGGGTATAAGCTAGAAGCATAAGCACAATACTGGTCATCGTATTTTTATGGTCACACTATTAATTGGTACTCACCGAACCAAATTTTTTATGATAGACTTCCGCAAATGTTTTATCTTTCCTAGAAAGATAATCCAAAACGACAGCTCGTACAACAGACTCTTCTACGGCAGCCATTTTCGTCACAAAAAGACTGGAAACACAACGCAACGTTTACTTTTCACCGCTCCCAACCTCTACCGCCACACTATTTAAATGCGGCTTCGTCCTGAATACACTAAGAACACAACTAGCTATAAAAACCTTTAGTTTTCACAGCTAAACCACTGCCACCAAACACGTTTTACTTTTAAAAGCCGGGTGAAAAAACCCACGTGCTACCCGCTGCAGTAATGTTTTGGAATTGGATCGTGGTCCGTGGATTGCTGAACACTGTCTATCGTCCAAAAGCATGCGAAGCGAAAACGTGAAAAACACGAGTTTTTGTTATTTAACTTTTGAACGTTGGCAACACACTAATCCCGCTGCACGGCAAACAATACTTGCTGAACCACGAAGGTTAATAGGGTTCGATTACAGTAAAGTCGTCAAGAGAACTAAACACTAAAGCCAGTAAAGCTCGGTATTATAACGCATGGCCATGAGGTAGTACGATGCATTAACCGGACTGTGGTAGTGCTTACCTATCGAACAAAATGGCTGCAACGATATTATTTTACCTTGAAAACTTACCGCTTTCTACCGTGAACCTCCGCTAATATTGGGCTTGCTGGCGTCTACCGCatgcacacatcgacgcgcgatttgttgttgctgttgttagtttttacattgattttacacgtttgtttttgttttcccccagttataccccggtaaaaaacatacgtttgagtgaaaaacgatgagtttttgtagccttttgcactgggcttagcaaacTCTATATTGGGCTTGCTGACGTCTACCGCATGCACACATCGACGcacgatttgttgttgctgttgtaagattttacattgatttcacacgtttgtttttgttttcccccagttataccccgcaaaaaaaacatacgtttgagtgaaaaacgataagttttggtagacttttgcactgggcttagcaagctctatgaaaaacacctcgtttAGATTAGGCGAATTCCTTTTTTAATCtggaatatttggtaactccaAACTATGGTAACTATGGTAACTCCTATTTTGCATACACGCTAGAGATGCttgggtagcggaaaatttacccggAATCCACACCCGTACCcatacccgccgggttcgggtcgggtttggataacgaaaaaaaaatttagtgggttcgggtcgggtacgggttcttaatttttgtttttgaaaccggatacggatcgggtcgggtatctcttttgaccacatttaacacttaaaatggtcgggtacccgggcccgtacccgtaaggctgtgaaccatttcgcgaaatttttaactttttagttaaaatttgactgttcgatagttatttctcctcgagttgttaaaatcagttcagaatgcgaaccatttcatatttgacagattgatagttatttactcaatgagagcatatgggtcattccacgggaaatttacagtcaaaattgtttttctcttcgaaatattttttttacgttctttgttaaaatcgacacgtatttttgtatccagctttccacgaacgataatggcggatattgagcacaagtgggcacaatcttctgacattcattggaggagcatcAGGTTCGCTCTGAAGGAGTTACTATgggaacatccatgattgtttgttgttcaagtgtaaaaatataaacattgtttagttttcgctcATGAAGCGAAACATATTGCTAATTTTCCAGCTTTTCGTGTGCGATGAATAATTGAACAgataagaagttttatggattgtggcctCGTAGTttgcgcatacttcgggaataaCGTCCAAAcgcgcaacggaaagtttcttatcaggCCTAGACGCTGGCCAACTTAGGTACGGCTCGACCAATATAAAGTTAATGTTTGTCTGAGTGCACGCGAGTATTCAATTCGCACAATACTAAAGGGGATTTTTGagccggtgctttcaggaaattatggccacaaaccacaaaagtttgcttccgttcaattatgttcctcttccgctgatctgcaaaacttaacgatgtttacatttttatagtcgaacaacaaacaatcatggatgtttccatagcaaCTCCGTCAGGGTGAACTCGaagctcctccaatgaatgtcaaaagattgtgcccacttgtgctcaataaccgccattatcgctcgtggaaagctggatttcGATGTTACAGTTgcaattcgcaagatatgattttttaaagtattgtaatccaaaaaaatcactattttttaaatactgattgtaaacatagtttgtaatatcaaaaaatgactttctaccagatgtgttcactattccacaagctttcaaaattggtataccatacatcctctcgattgtttttcaatagttaaatagtgcatttttataaacaattgcaattttcaaagttggaactttttttctcgatttttttatttttttagcttTCTTGAAGAagtatgcaaaatttggaaatggagaaatgaaaactctggaagttatgagtttttatgtctcagcgcgtgtgttaatgtgaagcgagcggtgatgctcaatcgatgttctaacccacgggtagcttcataacgaggccgcctttgatgctattaagtgtaacttGTCGTTGAAGCAAGCTTTCTGGCTTGGGaaaagcaaggacatcaaaatggtctaggtttaaccgcaaccgcggtgtttagaaatcttgttgaaatgaggaaactttgtcacttgttttggcttacatcccaagcacagatatcaaattggtataggtttagatcatcgcaaagaatcttccaaccaatcacgaagccagaattctggtaaaacagaggttcattattttcaacttttcaatagttcaacatcaagaatccatatttttcttcatttgggtcaattcttaaaagattttccgatcgattggtgtaagaatattgaaaatcgattggaaaaccgctgagctattagcgctcaaaatcattttgcgtgacgctcgcatttttcgattttttggaatgacaccctatctcaaaacttgccgtaagacgtagtcctacgtcaaaagttcaaaaattcgcgaaatggttcacagcctaaaataaactaccaggtaattgacgagttcgggttcgggtataaaaaaaatttacgggTTTGGGTCGGGTaagggtttttaatttttttcttaatcgggtacgggtcgggttcgattatttaaattttcatacccgaccatctcttaTATGTAGCACGAATGTATATTGCTTTTCAACGATTTATCAGCTATTTtattcacacacaaaattacatcggttagcgtacacggagcgaaaaagctccagtttgtttcaaacaaaatgattgttgttttaagcctcaataaaatatttttataacaacctgaaaatattgttgtttccaaacgagattctgtttgaatcaagtaaataacagttttgaattaaaagtattttcaaatttgaagttgacattgatgtaacaataaatattttcatttcaatcatacatttcagtttgaaacaaaacgaaatttttgtttgtgcgtaaaacaaccataaatatggttgaaactacatttttattctccgcgTATCTACGTATAGTCGttgagaacattccgttcacctcattcatagaaatgttgttcagtctgtgccttactgtgccgcTGAGGTGCTGATCGTGTGAAACCTGTCAAACTCGTTGGCGTCCAGCCAGACTGGTTTGGtcgttttgacaataacaaacaatggtaaggtgggccacagtgtgccatgaACTGTGAAATTAATGTACCGCAATTTTATAATCAATGAGGTaagctgttccctaaattgaacctgcaacaatgttctaagcgacttacccttggtatctacgcattttttctttgttttgctcatTTTTGTTCATTCAGTCTAGCGATCTTCTCGCGTgggtaatggcggctagtgggcacaactttcggaaaacgttagcatgcctttggcaactttattcacgtcaagttgatatttccagccttaattgttgttgtagaactttcaagcgtacgtgagcggagttcccaaaagcaaataaacattgtcgaaaagtgtacccacatagccgccattaggcgcgcgaaaaggtggatagaagcatttcccatcattgatttgcttcaaaaagttaTTGTGTAAGAAATATGACAAGAGTCCGTTTTTCTCGCAGCTTCCGTCTTTACTGCCCTTCCcctactgcagctcgatatacagATGTTAATAGGGTGTTCGTAAATCGtgaagcggggtacgctgctgaaaagaaaacagatcaagaaaaaatcttgctatttaccgaagaaattttgacaactccaatgcaagcaaccacctgtcattttttcttgtggtaataattgcgccggatattattccgtacggaaaagtgacgttttaattcacctgcatgtaaaactgcgccatctgaacgtgaaataatatttcttatgaagtgcgtactgcttaagaaatcgtaaacgaaatcgatttcttgagcatttcttgtcctatctttttatccattacttttcagcagcgtaccccgcttaaatgACAaggtaaatgattacaaaagtaatctctgattactatgcacttttacgccttactggaaaccccttgattcAGGCATTCAGGTGACAGATTTCACGGAAACCTGACAGCTGACACCACTGCCGTCATCTGGAACTGGAAGAGGAAGAGTCAAAAGTGTAAACATTAGAAATTTACTGAGATAAAACACTGCTTGTTTTATGAGTTTTAATTTGAATTAGTGTGACTCATCTTTGACGAAATTCGAgattttgcatatttttcattgtagttacTGATTAAATTTGTCAAAACGGGGAACGACATGTCTGTGTCCGCTATGGAAAGCATCCTTTTGTAAAATAATCTAATATATATTGTATTTAATTCTTCGTGTACCGTTCAGCTGACTAAATTTTCCTCAACATTCCAATAGAACATCTTTTTAATTTAAAGTTTGCAGTCAAGGACTTGGAACGAAATGCCAAGAAATGTGAGAAGGAAGAAAAAGCGGAGATCCTCAAAACCAAGAAAGCTATTCAGAAAGGTAACACAGAAGTGGCACGAATTCACGCAGAAAACGCTATACGACAGAAAAGCCAATCGCTAAACTACCTGAGAATGAGTGCTAGGGTCGACGCCGTAGCAAGCAGAGTCCAGACCGCTCTGACAACCCGCCAGGTTACAAATTCTATGGCCGGAGTAGTCAAAGCCATGGATGCCGCAATGAAGGGAATGAATTTGGAAAAGATTTCCGGCTTGATGGATAAATTCGAATCACAGTTTGAAGATCTGGATGTACAGAGTTCATACATGGAGAACACGATGTCTCAAACAACAACTACCGCGGTGCCGCAAAACGACGTAGAAGCATTAATGCAGCGTGTTGCCGATGAAGCTGGGTTGGTGTCCTTTGACATTGAAGTTCTAATTAGatacaatttaaaatttgatacaATTTTAGCTTGGAGCTCAATATGGAGCTGCCGTCTGGTCCGTCGGCTTCTGCCGCGATCGGAACCTCTACGCAAGCATCGACTGAACAGGATGAACTAACAGCACGTCTTGCACGGCTTCGTCAGGCTGAGTAATTAGAGTAATTTTTGTGTTGTTAAgttttgaaaatgaaaaaaagaaaacgatagACCATATTGCTCCATTTACATTCATAAAACGGATGCTACTCAACCGCTGAATGCAAATTACTACCACAAGAACATATTTTATGGTTTAAATGCAGTAGCTTCATGAAAACTTAGTTAAGTTATTACAATTTACGAAAGTCCAATAAATCTGCACtggaagcaaagccttgggtataaacgtctttaatattttatccttcttaatcgacagacttcatagtcggttattagagttttGTAAACGCACATAATTCAGACATTCCGATCAACTAATTTTGACTCCTGCTTAATTGTTAATTAAAGCTGAAAAAGTTAATTCCGATCGACATGTGCGTTGTTTTCTGATCGAAGCGAAATTtctcggtatgtagaatagaggcgattaCTTTCTAGGGACGTGTGACACTGACACATTTTACCTCCACGTTACAGATTATTCTCAACTATTTTTTACctttcccaggtaaccaataagcatttccaatgcaatccaATGAGCATTTAAGttaccttaaatgctattttggcaaaatatgcggctactttactgttaGCCCTCttttagtgctgacaatgcttatttgcagctagttaccgacaagaagaatttaaatagaattgtggatgccaatttacaacagttatgcagtcaaaaggctgataaacagcaacctgcagtataaaacgccagggatgttaataaacgattgatttactgcttatactaatgcttattggttacctgggttgtttCTTTGTTGTTCTGGTATTTTtgaatttgcgatctgtcgTCACTTTGGTGTGACCTCTAttggacacattccagcgttacgggacaccattgtttttttccatgtgtggactcattactgcgaccagtataagttgatctattgtaatatcgcccgggtgtttgctctatgacctgcactgcatttctttttgctataatcgctattgagtgagcgatatgcttattaaattgtatgcgtgcttgcgtgtattggggtttacccttccttcaaagcttgatctattttacccacttatttctcgctgccagcactatcccatattatagccgtccctggcgaggactcattcgtacctctgaccagtacacttaactataggagggacatttgtacTGTCAAGAGACTTCAGGGGGTAAATGtaaaattcagcacgaaggaagggtaaatggaggggcctgagaataaacccatgctaaagtcacttgacaccgaatggcctgattctactaagattcgaacccacgggACGGGACACCATGCTCACCACATAAAGTAATTGCTATTTGACTATAAATCCTTGGgatggaggaatggatggaaggagtggtttgtcccatctacaaaaagggtaattggctagactgctgcaactatcgcggtattacgctggtaaacgccgcctacaaggtactctcccagatcctttTACGCCGGTTGTAACCGATAGCACAatgtttcgtagggaattatcaggcgggtttcatgggggctcgcgcaactgccgaccaaatttttactatccgacagatcttgcagaaatctattgatttcaaagcagcatacgatatagtcgatcgagacaagttatggcatataatgcacgaacacggttttccggacaaactgacgcgactaatcagagctacattggatcgagtgatgtgtttcgtacgcatctctgggacactctcgagtcccttcgagacgcggcgagggttgagacaaggtgacggtttatcctgtatgctgttcaccatcgctcttgagggggtgatccgacgagcgggcatcgaaacgagaggcacgatttttaccaagagtagccaacttctaggctttgcagatgacttcgatatcatagccaggaactttgcgacgagggaggcaatctacgtcggaaagcggagtctaggagaattaggctaaaaataaatgcgtcgaagaccaaatacacgaAAGGAAGAGGCTTTAAGAAAACaacgctggtgaccgcggacaacactagtaacgagatccagcggcgcatccaagcgggaaatcgggcctaagGCTTGTtcgtgacaaaatttggacacccccaaacacacagcttcggaaatacattaa is part of the Sabethes cyaneus chromosome 2, idSabCyanKW18_F2, whole genome shotgun sequence genome and harbors:
- the LOC128736945 gene encoding charged multivesicular body protein 1b; amino-acid sequence: MSVSAMEKHLFNLKFAVKDLERNAKKCEKEEKAEILKTKKAIQKGNTEVARIHAENAIRQKSQSLNYLRMSARVDAVASRVQTALTTRQVTNSMAGVVKAMDAAMKGMNLEKISGLMDKFESQFEDLDVQSSYMENTMSQTTTTAVPQNDVEALMQRVADEAGLELNMELPSGPSASAAIGTSTQASTEQDELTARLARLRQAE